A stretch of Mytilus edulis chromosome 11, xbMytEdul2.2, whole genome shotgun sequence DNA encodes these proteins:
- the LOC139495151 gene encoding zinc finger and BTB domain-containing protein 17-like — protein METAKDRNCYLKQIENACENLTSENDDFMFVTMNTDSKTSHCVGTQIGMDFLNQQLMVDSGESSILKMFSKFVKDQYGGQEIEYSTEQKIFTKLSENVDVDTSSIEMRNVVDDKLDVSPTDLIKIAQDSSENKTLSFSNNIVVETETVAQKEAAIESNEKAPQSEKENCLSANQETSSLFTHNPKQIDDESELCSNMTDRKIETVCKTVRRIGRPKKEDKARITDGELRKTRELQKSVETLDEQISTIDKKLTNKTPKSAKTSAVLTSRSGRKVVLPKWLQEDFQEVKEIKKEPEDLDDSYGGLHVNKDTLVKAGSRSSRQKLKQEMIDNFSSAGEKTIGKKKGIDKEPDKKFAKNQFKTGSVKKPAQKEPGQIQQGRGSKRKLEDSNEINGDQIVDSLEPDKSKIMKKDFELHDEEEIEKAGNVKVLKEDSIDKEKSRVTFEKGGKLGEDNENDESILYDAIMSNHSDGENEENEIKDDEEEDLEVDADESDTKEDNDTGENTKPSTGRWSCGVCNAKAKKCWLVRRHMRRMHDLDNDDFKPCRHCRRVLANEECNRCLVKEEKNFMCDTCGSVFTTKAQLSRHEEVHLTEKEVPCPLCNKKFKTERYVKMHVYNTHKKRYGKALSAQTEPGICDICGKWFRFKCNAVRHREIHFEEKKFDCSICQMKFRHSSSLKRHMMSHQQKSDNMYVCEQCGRSFKMRQTLLQHHRVHVKQPFLKCEYCPREFRTYKGKKYHILKDHIDKAGEFSFKSYICEHCGKPSSSQNEYEEHLKNHDESRTHVCSICGTRWETVAQLKAHKKKHNVTPFRYRCKVCNIPFKEASKVRAHIQKDSHFKNCAAKGLDRTIDKVSDLTNTEIVEIIEYDYDLNFHSEEDLQLEIEANTTAQIHEMPDEIKVIHIEQNEFDVTGGQTVQILNEEGVEIMYDEISLPQEEITVDGNQVIYQVEIDGQNAIICDTLTSQAVESILKLQSQA, from the exons ATGGAGACAGCTAAAGATAGAAATTGTTACCTAAAGCAGATAGAAAATGCT TGTGAAAACTTAACGAGTGAGAATGATGATTTTATGTTTGTGACAATGAACACAGACAGTAAGACATCACACTGTGTGGGAACACAAATTGGAATGGATTTCCTGAACCAGCAGTTAATGGTGGATTCTGGAGAGAGTAGTATCCTGAAAATGTTCAGTAAATTTGTTAAAG ATCAGTATGGTGGACAAGAAATTGAATATAGTACTGAACAGAAGATTTTTACTAAACTATCAGAGAATGTGGATGTGGACACCTCTTCTATTGAAATGAGAAATGTTGTAGATGACAAACTAGATGTATCTCCCACGGATTTGATCAAAATAGCACAAGACAgttctgaaaataaaacattgtctTTTTCCAACAACATTGTAGTAGAAACAGAAACTGTTGCTCAGAAAGAGGCTGCCATAGAATCTAATGAGAAAGCGCCTCAGTCAGAAAAAGAAAACTGTCTTTCAGCCAATCAAGAAACTTCTTCTTTATTTACACACAATCCTAAACAGATTGATGATGAATCTGAGTTATGCAGTAACATGACTGATAGAAAGATAGAAACAGTGTGTAAGACAGTAAGGAGAATCGGAAGACCAAAGAAAGAG GACAAAGCCAGAATTACTGATGGTGAACTGAGAAAAACACGGGAGTTACAAAAATCAGTAGAAACCCTTGATGAACAGATTAGTACAATAGACAAGAAATTGACAAATAAAACACCCAAATCAGCAAAAACCAGTGCAGTTCTGACATCACGTAGTGGAAGAAAAGTTGTCCTGCCTAAATGGTTGCAGGAAGACTTTCAAGAAGTTAAAGAAATTAAGAAAGAACCAGAAGATCTTGATGACTCATATGGTGGTTTACATGTAAACAAGGATACCTTGGTTAAAGCAGGGAGCAGATCGTCCAGGCAAAAACTGAAACAGGAAATGATAGATAATTTCTCCTCTGCTGGAGAAAAGACAATTGGTAAGAAAAAAGGTATTGATAAAGAACCAGATAAGAAATTTGCAAAGAACCAGTTTAAAACTGGATCTGTTAAAAAACCTGCTCAAAAGGAACCAGGTCAGATTCAACAAGGAAGAGGTTCTAAAAGGAAATTAGAagattcaaatgaaataaatggAGACCAAATTGTTGATTCCCTTGAACcagataaaagtaaaattatgaaGAAAGATTTTGAATTGCATGACGAAGAAGAAATAGAAAAAGCAGGAAATGTAAAAGTCCTGAAGGAAGATAGCATCGATAAAGAAAAGTCAAGGGTCACATttgaaaaagggggaaaacttgGAGAAGACAATGAAAATGATGAATCAATTTTATATGATGCTATTATGAGCAATCATTCAGATGGTGAGAatgaagaaaatgaaataaaagatgacGAAGAAGAAGATTTAGAAGTTGATGCTGATGAATCTGACACCAAAGAGGATAATGATACAGGTGAAAATACAAAGCCATCTACTGGTCGCTGGTCTTGTGGAGTTTGCAATGCTAAAGCCAAGAAATGTTGGTTGGTTCGTAGGCACATGAGAAGAATGCATGATCTTGATAATGATGACTTCAAGCCATGCCGCCATTGTAGGAGAGTTCTAGCTAATGAAGAATGTAACAGATGCCTCGTGAAGGAGGAGAAAAACTTCATGTGTGATACATGTGGAAGTGTATTTACTACAAAAGCACAACTTTCAAGACACGAAGAAGTCCACCTCACTGAAAAAGAGGTTCCTTGTCCCTTGtgcaacaaaaaatttaaaactgagAGGTACGTCAAAATGCATGTTTACAACACCCATAAGAAGCGCTATGGTAAAGCCCTGTCAGCCCAGACAGAGCCAGGTATATGTGACATCTGTGGGAAATGGTTCAGGTTCAAATGTAATGCAGTACGCCACAGAGAAAtacattttgaagaaaagaaatTCGATTGTAGCATATGCCAGATGAAATTCCGTCACAGTAGTTCATTGAAACGTCACATGATGTCTCACCAACAGAAGTCTGACAATATGTACGTGTGTGAACAATGTGGTCGCTCATTTAAAATGAGGCAGACTTTACTACAGCACCATAGGGTGCATGTCAAACAACCATTCCTTAAATGTGAATATTGTCCTAGGGAGTTCCGTACCTACAAAGGCAAAAAATATCACATTCTTAAAGACCACATTGACAAAGCTGGGGAATTCAGttttaaatcttatatttgtGAACATTGTGGAAAACCCTCCTCAAGTCAGAACGAATATGAAGAGCATCTGAAAAATCATGATGAGAGTAGAACTCATGTTTGCTCAATCTGTGGGACACGATGGGAGACAGTTGCTCAACTAAAAGCTCATAAGAAGAAACACAATGTTACCCCTTTCCGTTATAGGTGCAAAGTTTGTAATATTCCGTTCAAAGAAGCTTCTAAAGTGCGAGCTCATATTCAGAAAGACAGCCATTTTAAAAACTGTGCTGCCAAAGGCTTGGACCGTACCATCGATAAAGTGTCAGATTTAACGAACACAGAAATCGTAGAAATCATCGAATATGATTATGACTTGAATTTCCACAGTGAAGAGGACCTCCAGTTGGAAATTGAAGCTAATACTACTGCTCAAATACATGAAATGCCAGATGAAATTAAAGTTATTCACATTGAACAAAATGAATTTGACGTAACTGGTGGTCAGACTGTGCAAATTTTGAATGAAGAGGGAGTTGAAATTATGTATGATGAAATAAGTTTGCCGCAGGAAGAGATTACAGTTGATGGTAACCAAGTGATCTATCAGGTTGAAATAGACGGACAGAATGCTATAATCTGTGACACGTTAACTTCACAGGCTGTGGAATCTATTCTTAAACTGCAAAGCCAGGCTTAA